The genomic window CGACGCGCCCGGACCACCCCGCCGTCATCATGGCTGGCAGCGGTGCGCAAATGACCTTCAAGGAAATGGACGAGGCCTCCAATCGCTTTGCGCATCTGTTGCGCGCGCGCGGATTTGGCGAGGCTGATGCTTTCGGGGTCCTTCTTGAAAACCGCATGGAGTATTTCACTCTCATCTGGGGCTCGCAGCGCTGCGGGGCGATGCTGGTGCCTATCTCAACACGCCTGACCGCGCCTGAAATCTCCTATATTCTGCGCGATTCGCAGGCGAAGTTGCTGATCACGTCGCCAGCCTATGCCGATGTGGTCGAGGGTATACGCGCCGAGCTTCCCGAGCTTGAAATCCTCGTGACGCGAAGCGGGGGCGCGGACGATTTCGAGGCGGCCTTGAGTGAGCATTCGCCAGAAGCGGTCGCTGATCCGACACCGGGCCGCGTGATGCTCTATTCTTCGGGCACCACGGGGCGGCCCAAAGGCGTGCGCCCGCCGCCACCTGCTGATCCCGATGTGCAAGCGCCTGTCCCACTGATGGGGCTGGCGACGATGGGGGCTGGGATGCCGGCCGATGGTTCGATGGTCTATCTGTGTCCCGCCCCGCTTTATCACGCAGCGCCTATCGGATGGGCCTCGACCGTCCAGCGCCTTGGCGGGACGGTTGTGGTGATGGAGAAGTTCGATCCCGAAGATGCTCTGGCCGCGATTGAGAAATACAAGATCACCGACAGCCAGTGGGTGCCCACCCATTTCGTGCGCTTCCTGAAACTCGATGAGGAGGCGCGGGGTCGCTACGATCTCTCCAGCCACCAGCGCGCGCTTCATGCAGCAGCTCCCTGCCCTGTTCCCATCAAGCACGAGATGATCGAATGGTGGGGACCGATCATCAACGAATATTACGCAGGGTCTGAAGGCATCGGCATGACGCTGGTGAAGTCGGAAGAATGGCTCCAGCATCCCGGCACCGTGGGCGTTCCGATCTATGGCAAGCTCCACATTTGCGGCCCAGATGGCGAGGAAGTGCCAGCGGGCACAGACGGGCTCATCTATTTCGAGAACGACATCTTGCCGACCTATCACAACGATCCTGAGAAAACGAAGGAATCGATGCACCCCAAAGGCTGGATGACGCTTGGCGACATTGGCCATGTGAACGAGGCAGGCTACCTCTTTCTTACCGATCGCAAGAGCCACATGATCATCTCTGGCGGGGTCAATATCTATCCGCAGGAGATCGAGAACCTCCTCGTCACGCACGACAAGATCATGGATGCAGCCGTCATCGGCGCGCCGTGCCCTGAGCTTGGCGAGAAGGTAGTCGCAGTGGTCCAGCCCATGGATATGGCCGATGCGGGCGAAGCGTTTGAGGCGGAGCTGCGAGACTTCCTTGCGCCTAACTTGGCCCGCATAAAGATGCCGAAGCAATTCGACTTTCGCCCCGATCTGCCCCGCGAGGCCAATGGCAAGCTCTACAAGCGCGAGCTGCGCGATGAGTACGCCGCCAAGGCGCAAGGGTAAGCCATGGCCGCTCCTGCTATCCTGCCAGAGGACATCGCCCGCGAGGTCATCGCTCCCACCAGCTACGGTGAGTGGAACGGCATTCTCGATACCTTCGATACCTTGCGCGAAACTACGCCGGTCGCCAAGGTGGTGGCGGAGGACGACAGCTTTGAACCCTTCTGGCTCATCACCCGCTATGACGACGTGATGCGCATCTCGAAGGACAACAAGACCTTCCTCAACAACCCCAAGCCCGTCGTCTTCGCAACCAGAGAGGCGACCGCTTTCTCGCAAGCTGCGACCGGCTCCAATATGCTTGTCGACAGCCTCGTGGTCTTCGATGCGCCGGTCCATCCCAAGTATCGCAAGCTTACCATGGACTGGTTCATGCCGCGCAACCTTGCAAAGATCGAAGCCGAGATCCGCGCGCTTGCACACCGCACCATCGACAAGATGATCGAAGCCGGACCCGAGGTCGACTTTGTCAAGCTCGTCTCCGGCCCCTATCCCTTGCACGTTGTCATGCAGATCCTCGGCGTTCCCGAAGAGGACGAGCCGCGTATGCTGATGCTTACCCAGCAGATGTTCGGTGGTCAGGATGCAGACCTCTCAGGCACAGGGATGGAGAATATGTCGCCAGAGCAGGTGCTCCAACTGGTCGCAGGCGCGGTGAAGAGCTTTGAGGACTACTTCGCTGCCCTCGCCGAAGACCGCCGCGCCAACCCCACCGATGATGTCGCCAGCGTTATCGCCAATGCGCTTGTCGATGGGGAACCGCTGCCGCCGCGTGACCTTGCAGGCTATTATATCATCGTTGCGACAGCAGGGCATGACACCACCAGCGCGTCCACCGCAGGCGCGATGATGGCTCTGGCCAATGATCCGGAGCAATGGGCGCGGGTCAAGGCCGACCGCTCGCTGCTTCCCGGCATTGTTGAAGAGGCGATCCGCTGGACCAGCCCCGTGCAGCACTTCATGCGCACCGCTGCTGAAGACGTTGAGATCGGCGGGCAAGAGATCAAGGCGGGCGACTGGATGATGATCAACTATGTCGCGGCCAATCATGACCCGGCCCAGTTCGACAATCCGCGCAAGTTTGATGCGGCCCGCTCGCCCAATCGTCACCTCGCCTTTGGAGCAGGAGCGCATCAATGCCTGGGCCTGCACTTGGCGCGGCTTGAGATGCGGCTCTTGTTCGAAGCACTGCTCGACCGGATCGAGGCGGTCGAGCCAGCGGGTGAGGCCAAGCGGTCGAACTCAACCTTTGTCGGCGGATTGAAGACGCTGCCCTTGAGAATAACACCGGCTTAGAATGGGCGGCGGCCCAAGGGTTAGTTGATAAAACACTTCCCTGAGCGGGGAGTGGTCAAAACCATCAACCAAGCGCTCTGCTTACGCCGTGTAGGAAATATCGGCACTATTCGCTGAAATTAAGAGTCTTATATGGCGACACATTCGCAATAATTCAAGGTTGCGCGCGAAATATATTTTCACCTCGCGAATTATTGAAACAACATATCCGATTTTGCTGTCCTTTTCGGGCAGTATCTGTTAATACAGCATTCATGGGATCAAGTTGGAAACGTGCCACTTTTTGTGAAGGTGGAGGCGTTTTGGGAGAGCTGGACTTCACCAAAACAACCTCCCTTTATGAAAGGAGGTGAGTTCATGACACTACTTGAAGCCCACAATTTGCCTTTTGCAGGCGCGGCCATACTTCTGGTGTTTATCGCTCTTGCTCAAGTCATTGGGATGGGTGATATTTTTGACGGTGCAGATGCAGATATCAATCTGGATGGCGACATTCAGGCCGACACCGCTGCGCCCAGCGGGTTCTTCACCGCTTTGATGAGCCTTCTTGGGGTAGGCCGTGTGCCTTTTCTTATCTGGCTTGCGGTGCTGCTGTTCGCTTTCGCCGCGATCGGTGTTGCGGGTCAGCAAGCGCTGATCGGCACCGTGGGCGCGCCGCTTCCAGGCTGGCTTGCAGCGATTGCCGCCATGGCTGCTGCGCTTCCCGTGACGGGCGCGCTCTCCCGGCCATTGGCGCGGATCCTTCCGCAGGATGAAACCAGCGCGGTGGGTCTGGGCAGCCTTGTGCGCCGCGATGCCGAGATTCAGCTTGGGACCGCGAAAGCCGGCTCGCCTGCGCGCGCCAAGGTGATCGACGCCCATGGCCAGCCTCACTTTGTGATGGTCGAGCCAAACGATCCGGAGGCGACGCTCAAACAGGGCGAAACCGTCATGCTCGTGCGCCGCGAGGGGGAGACTTTCTTCGGCGTGCAATATGAAAATCCGATGTTGGCGCTGAACTAACGCAGCCAACAAAACCAATCACGCGCGCAGCGGCAGCGACCCCCGCAATGCCGGCCGCGAGCGCAAAGAACACATGCAATGGAGGGAATATGGAAAGCCTGATTGAACTCGCGATATGGATCGGCCTCGCCTTCGTGGTGCTGCTCGTCATCTTTATCGTGCTCACTTCGCTTTATAAGCGCGCGTCGAAGGAAATCGCGTTCGTGCGTACAGGTGTCGGCGGCGAAAAAGTCGTTATGAACGGAGGCGCGCTCGTGCTCCCCGTTTTCCACGAAACCATGCCGGTCAACATGAACACGCTGGTGCTATCCGTGGTGCGCCGCGATGGCGAAGCGCTTATCACGCTCGACCGTCTGCGGATCGATGTGAAAGCCGAGTTCTACGTCCGCGTTCGTCCCGATGCAGGCGCAATTGCGATGGCGGCGCAAACGCTTGGCCAACGCACGATGCAGCCGGAAATGCTCAAGGATTTGGTCGAAGGCAAGTTCGTCGACGCGCTGCGGTCTGTGGCTGCCGGTATGAGCATGAACGAGCTGCACGAGCAACGCGCAGACTTCGTGCAAAAGGTGCAGCAAGTGTCGTCCAATGACCTCGCCATGAACGGTCTGGAGCTCGAATCCGTCTCGCTCACGGGTCTTGATCAGACATCGATTGAACACTTCAACGCCAACAATGCGTTTGACGCTGAGGGTCTGACTAAGCTCACCGAACAGATCGAGGCGCGCAAGAAACTGCGCAACGACATCGAGCAGGACACCCGCGTTCAGATGGAGACGAAGAACCTTGAAGCCGACCAGCGCTCCTTCGAGATCGGGCGTGACAAGGAATACGCAAGGCTCCAGCAAGAGCGCGAGGTTGAGGTGCGCCGTGCCTCGCAAGCCTCCGAAATCGCCCGCGAACAGGCAGAGCGTAGCCGCGAAGCTGATGCCGCCCGAATTGAGGCGAAAAAGCAGGTCGATGCGCAGCAGATTGAAGCCGACCGCCTTGTTGAAGAGGCCCGGATTGACCAGCAACGCGCGCTTGAGATTGCGCGGCAGGAACAGCAGATCGCTGTCCAGAACAAATCTCGCGAGGAAAGTCAGGCGAAAGCCGAAGCAGACCACGCGAGGGCTCTGGCGGTGGCAGCAGAAGAGCAGGTTGTGACCTCGCGGGAGAGCGAAGTCGCAGAGCGTCAAAAGAAGATCGAGCTGATCGAAGCGGCAAAGCAAGCCGAGCGCGATGCAATTTCGATCAAGGTGGAAGCGGAAGCAGAGAAAGACGCCGCCACCAACCGCGCCGAAGCCTCACGTCTTGAGGCCAAGGGTGAAGCGGATGCCGAAATCCTTCGCGCCGAAGCAGACCGTGTGCGCTTTGAAGTCGAAGCGGCTGGTCAACGCGCGGTCAACGAGGCGGCCAACATCCTCTCGATGGATCAGATCAGCCTGCAAACCAAAATGGCGCTGCTTAAGGTTCTGCCAGAGGTTATTCGCGAAAGCGCCAAGCCGATGGAAGCCATCGATTCGATCAAGATCGTTCAGGTCGACGGGCTTACGCAGAAAGGTGGCGGGTCTTCGGGTGCGTCGGCTGGTTCCGGTGCCAATGGATCAGGGGGCTCTGGCAACCTCGCGAACGACGCGGTTTCAGCAGCATTGGCCTATCGCGCTCAGGCACCCGTGCTTGATGGATTGATGAAAGAGCTTGGCCTTGATGGCTCATCGCTGGGGAGCCTTGCACAAGGTGCGGCGGCGGAAGTCGCTCCTGCCAATGATGGCGATGAAGGGAAGTCTTTGGCCGAAATCATGACCGATGTCGCAGAGCAGGTCGAAGATGCCGAAGAACGCCTCGGCGGCGCAGAAGGCGAAGCGGCCGAGTAAGCCACAACCGTCACCCCGGCCCACGAGCCGGGGTGGGGGTCACTTGACTGTCGTTACTTGAATATTCGTGTATAGAACACTCGTATTATTCATCTTTTTGGCAGCTTTTCTATTTTCGCAGTGGGCAGGAAAGTCCCAGAAACGTACAGAAAGTATGAATAACGAAAACATTATCGAACTTAACATCGATGAAATTGAAAATGTTGCAGGCGGCCCTCTTCCCGTGGCCGCGTACTATGCGATCATCGCTGCCAGTGGCTTCGTAACTGGTGGAGCCGTTGGCTACGGGATGCTGATGATCGCTGAAAACATGGCACATCCTTAAGGGATAAACCGGAGACAAGGGCTGATCATGTCCACAAATCCAGAATTGAAAATCTTCGCCCTATTTTTCACTTTGGGGCTCTTTTCTGTCATAGCCGCTTACGGTTTGGCGAACAGCTTCTAGCGCAACAACCGCTCAGCCATTGCGCGCACCTCGGCGCCCATGTCCTCACGCTCCAGCGCCAGCGCTAAAGTCGCCTCGACAAAGCCAAGCTTGCTGCCACAATCGTAGCGATTGCCGTCAAAGGTCACTGCGTGGAAGGGCTGATCGCCGATCATCTTGGCCATCGCGTCGGTGAGCTGAATTTCGCCGCCTGCGCCTTTGCCTTGCGTCTCCAAAGTGCGCATGACTTCGGGCTGAAGGATGTAGCGGCCTGAGATGATCTTGTTCGAGGGAGCCTCGGCAACCGAGGGCTTCTCGACAAGGCCTGTGACCTCGGTCAAAGCGCCGTTCTCAGCGCCCGGTTTGATAACGCCGTAGCTGGAAACCTCCTCCATCGGCACTTCGAGAACGCTGATCAGATTGCCGCCCACCTCTTCATAGGCATCGACCATCTGCTTCATGCAGCCGGTCCCGCCTTGTTTGCCGATCATCAGCTCATCGGGGAGGAAGATTGCAAACGGCTCATCCCCCACAATCGCGCGCGCGCACCAGATTGCGTGGCCAAGGCCCATGGGCACTTGCTGGCGTACGGTGATGATGTCGCCCGGCGTTGCTCTGGTCGGCTCTAAAACGCCCATATCCTTGCCACGCGCGCTCATCGTGTCTTCGAGCTCGTATGCGACATCAAAGTGCTCAACGATAGCGGTCTTGCCTCTGCCAGTGACAAAGATCATCTGCTCGATCCCCGCCTCGCGCGCTTCGTCGACGGCATATTGGATCAGCGGGCGGTCAACGATGGGGAGCAGTTCCTTGGGGATCGCCTTGGTCGCAGGCAAAAAGCGCGTGCCCAGTCCCGCCACGGGAAAGACGGCTTTCTTGATCGGTTTCTGGCTCATTTGGCGTGTCCCTCAGTCGATTTTATCGTTGGCAATGCCGTGCCCCCTGCGCTGCCTTACGTCAATGCTGCGGATGGCGAGCGCTTGTTCAGTTGCGCGCTAGCTGAGTTTTGTTAAGGCATTTGTGCATGGACAAATTGATTATCAAAGGCGGCAATCGCCTCTCAGGCACTATTCCGGTTTCAGGCGCGAAGAACGCGGCGCTGACGCTTATTCCTTGTGCGCTTTTGACCGAAGAGCCGCTAACCCTGCGCAATTTGCCGCGCCTTGCCGACATTGACGGGTTCCAGCATTTGATGGGCCAGTTCGGCGTGACTGTGAGCATTCAGGGCAATAACCGCCCCGAAGATTTCGGCCGCGTGGTGACATATCAGGCAGCGCGCGTGACTTCGACCGTTGCGCCTTACGATCTCGTGCGAAAAATGCGCGCCTCGATCCTTGTGCTTGGCCCAATGCTGGCGCGCATGGGAGAGGCGACGGTATCGATGCCGGGTGGTTGCGCAATCGGGAACCGTCCGATTGACTTGCACCTGAAAGCCTTGGAAGCGTTTGGGGCGGAAATTGAGCTTGCCGCAGGTTATGTAAAAGCCACCGCGCCTGACAGCGGGCTTCCGGGCGGCGATTTTGACTTCCCCGTCGTCTCGGTTGGCGCGACTGAGAACGCGTTGATGGCAGCAGTTCTCGCCAATGGCACCTGCCGCCTGTTCAATGCCGCGCGCGAACCTGAGATTGTCGACCTGTGCAATCTGCTCGTCGCCATGGGCGCAGAGATTGAAGGGATCGGCACGAGCGACCTCACCATCCACGGGGTCAGGCGCTTGCACGGCGCGACTTACCGCGTGATGCCTGACCGGATTGAAGCGGGCTCCTATGCTTGTGCTGCCGCAATCACTTGCGGCGACGTGCGTTTGGAGGGGGCGAGCGCGCACGACATGGCCTCAACCCTGCACGCGCTTAAAGCCATTGGTTTGCACGTTGAAGAGGACGCAAAAGGCGTCACCGTCAAATCCAATGGCGCATTAAAGCCCGTCGATCTCACCACCGCGCCTTTCCCCGGCCTTGCCACTGATATGCAGGCGCAGTTGATGAGCCTTTTGTGCAAGGCGGAGGGGACAAGCGTGCTGAAGGAGACGATTTTCGAAAACCGCTTCATGCACGTTCCCGAACTTGCGCGCATGGGCGCCAACATCGCCACCGAAGGTCGCACTGCGATTGTGAAGGGCCCTGCGGATTTGACTGGCGCGGAGGTGATGGCAACGGATCTGCGCGCCTCGATGAGCCTTATCATCGCGGCTCTTGCGGCTGAAGGTGAGACGACGGTACGCCGCATTTATCACCTCGACCGCGGGTATGAGCGGCTTGAGGAGAAGCTCCAGTTGCTCGGCGCCGATATTCAGCGCGTAGACGACTAGGCTGAAACTCCGCGCTTGTTTGCCACCAACCACACCCTGATCGCACTTGCTAGCCCCGGCGGTGTGTCGGACTGAATGCGCTCTGCGTCTATTTGGGCGACGAGCGCGCTTACTGGCATTTCTGCCTTTTCGGCTGCATCTTTTAGCATATCCCAGAACACCGGCTCCAGGCTGATGCTTGTCCTGTGCCCCTCAATCGCAATCGAGCGCTTCACCGGCGGGTGATAGGGAACGGGCCATTGGTGTTGTGGGCTCACTTATAATGCTCGCGCCGGTCGGAAAACTCGCGCACCCGTTTGCGCCAGGCGCGATAGCTGCCGGGTTTAAGATTGTCGCGCATCAACTCCTTCACCTCGCTTTCCTTAAGGCCAAATTCGGCCTCGATCACAGCAAAAGGCGTATGATCGCTCAAGGCCATTTCGATAATGGCGCTTTTGTGGGCAGGGGAGAGGGTGTGGGGCATTGCTTTGTCAGTCCGTTTGTAATCAAACGTCTTACAACGCCGCTGGTTTCAGGAAACCCGCAATCAGCCAGAGTACGCTTATGCCGCCCGCGCTTTCGCCAAGAGTTTGGCAAAGCGGCTTTTCTTCATGTCACCAAAGGGCTGCAATTGCATCGCGCAATGCGCCAATTCCTCGCTTTCGAGCGGGTGCTGGAATTGCAGGCCGTAAAATTCACCTTCACTCCAGCGCACTTGCGCCAAGCGCGGCGACATTCCGGGAAGCTCAAAACTGATAAGGCCGCGCGTTCGAATATCCTCAAAGCTTGCGATCTTTGCTCCTTCGCAAGACAGATCGACCAGCTTTGCATCAATCACCTTTCGCGCATCCTGAATCCGCGCCGTGCCTTCGATATTGAGCCGCAAGGGGCGGATGGGGTGCGGGGTTTCCTCGCGCAGGAATTCATCCAGAGTGATCGTGCAGCCAAAGCGGTATCCCGCCTGACGCGATTGTGCCCACATCCGCTCCACCGGGTAAGTCATGCCATTGGCAAGCTGAAGGATGGTGCGCGTCTCAGGCGGTACATCGTGCAGGAAACCAAGGCCGATGCCGTTTTCCGACACATCGCGAATAAGGGTGAGATATTCGCCGCTCTGGCACACCAGCTTGGCGCGGCGCAGCATCAGGCTCGCACGGTGCGACTGCCGCTTGTTTGCGCCTTGTGCCTTCGTGCTTTTTGAGCTCGACTGTTCCACCTTGCTTGCTCCTTCGAGGCTCTTTGCCAACAGGGCCAAAGCCTGAGATGCAAGCGGTCTGCGCCGTCCGAGCCATTCAAACTTTCGTAACCTGTGTTAAGAGAAGCTAGGCCAAGAGGGTTAATAAAGCCCTAAAATTGTGTGCCATATACCGCGTAAGGCGGACACATCATCGCAACAGCATTAGGGGTTAGTACATATGCTGGCCGCCATTTATGCTCATGGTCGAGCCGGTCATGAACGCGCCATTGTCCGATGTGAGGAAAGCGACGCCGCGTGCAATCTCTTCGGCGTGACCAAGGCGACCAACCGGGATTTTGGCAACGATCTTCTCCAGCACAGGCTCCGGGACTGCTGCGACCATGTCGGTGTCGATATAGCCCGGTGCAATGGCATTGACCGTGACACCAAATTTCGCGCCCTCTTGCGCCAATGCTTTGGTAAATCCGTGAATGCCCGATTTGGCGGCGGCATAGTTTACCTGTCCATATTGGCCCGCCTGTCCGTTGATCGAGCCGATATTGACGATCCGGCCCCATCCACGTTCGCGCATTCCGGGAAACGTCGCTTTGGCCATGTTGAAACACCCGCCAAGATTGACGCGCATCACATCGTTCCAATCATCAAAGCTCATCCTGTGGAGCGTTCCGTCGCGGGTGATGCCAGCGTTGTTGACGACAATATCAACGGGGCCGTGTTCCTCGGCGACCTTGGCGCAGCCTTCAAGGCAGGCCTCGTGATCGCCCACGTCCCATTTGTAAGAGGGGATACCGGTTTCTTTGGTAAAGGCGGCGGCGGCTTCGTCATTCCCGCCATAATTGGCGATGACTTTGTGGCCCTGGCGTTTGAGGCGCTGGCAGATTGCCTCGCCAATTCCCCGCGTTCCGCCTGTGACGATGGCGACTCTGCTCATTGGTAATCCCCTCCATTCGTTATGAGAAAGGAGAGTAGCCGCGACGCTACGTCACGCAACATAAATCGCAAGGCTTTATGGGCCGTGCATACCAATGTCTAATCCGCGCGGCGGCGTTAGAATTTGATTTGGGTTCCGACGTAAACCGCCTGGCTGTCCTTCACCGAATTGGTGAGCGGGTCGAGGCGGTCGAGACGGTCGCGCTCTTGCGACAGGCGAACGCCGGCAGTCACGTCAATTTTGCGCGAGAGGCTAAAGCTGCCGCCAAGGTCAACGGTTTGTGCGGCTACCGCGTCAAGCGTATTGGCAGACCGGCCAGCAACGCGCTCGCCTTCAATCTCGATCCGGGGTTGAAGCCGGCTTGGCTTATCAACGGCGGTTGGCCCTGCAGGGGCGAAATCGGCAAGGTCAGGCATTCCCATCGTGCGCAGCTCATTCACAGGAGCTGCACGGCCCGAAGGTGATGTGGTAGCCTGTGTGCGGGCAAAGGTTTGGTAGCCGCGCGCAGTCCCAAGGTTGAAGCGGCTGGTCTGTACGCCAGCGATCTGTTTGCCAGTGCCGGGCGCGCTTTGAATCGCGGAGCGAACCGAAATAGCCTTGGCAACGTCATCATCAACGCGAACAGCAACGGTTACCGTGCGTTCGCTTGCGCGGGTGATGTCTGTCCCAAGCGGTGTGAAGCTAAGGCCGCGTGCGCGCGCTTTTTCAGCAACGCGCGCAGCAAGCGCAGGATCAACCGAGGTTGGCGTGAAAAGTTCAAATGTCGCAGCAGCGCCCGGCTCAGCTGTATCGGCAAGACCAACGACAGCCAGACCAGCGGAAGGGAGCGCCAAAGACAGAGCCGCAGCGACACCAAGAGCAGGGACACCAAGAGTAGGGCCAAACGCGCGTTTTACGCCGCCTTTCGCCTTAGCCAAGATGATCCGCCTGATTGCCATTGCTCTTACTTCAACTGTATCCCTTTTCGCTTTTCAGCGCGTTCTCTAAACATATCTTGGCTGAACCTATGCTGAGCAACCGTTGCAGGCCGATTAGCACGGGCGACTCCACGAGTCGTTAGATTGATGACAAAAAGTGATAAATCCCCAAACGCGCCCTACGCAATCATTTCGTCCATTGTGGAGCACGTTAAGCCTGAACCTGTTGCGCTCAGCACACAGGGCGTATGATCTAGGCCATGTTGCCTACAGGCATTCTGGCAACGCCTAAGGCACCAATTCAGGCGCGGTAAAGGCCCGCATGAATAGCCGCAGTCTTATCGGATCAGTACCGATAAGCTGGGCGCAGATGCGAAAGTGCGCTTGCCGCGCACGGCTCGCCCGTTATAGAGCTAGGCGCATTAAGGATTAGAGGGACAAAGTAACGCTGTGACACGCGCACCCATTTCAACCGCCACGAAATTTGCCATCAGCGCAGCCGCTTTGGCGACCCTTGCCGCCTGCGGAGGGTCTGAACGTCCTCGCACCGAGCTGGCGGCGGCTCAAATCAACACGATTGGCGTGAACGCCTATCTGTGGCGCGGCGCGCTTGAGACGTTGTCCTTTGCGCCGATGGCGTCGGCGGATAGTGATGGCGGCGTGATCGTGACCGATTGGTACGCCAACCCTGCCAACCCCAATGAGCGGGTGAAGGTAACGGTGACGATCCTTGACCAGGACCTTCGCGCCGATGCTCTTCGCGTCTCGGCAAGCCGTCAGGTATCGCAAGGCGGTGGCTGGGTCGATGCGCCGGTTCAGGCTGCGACCGTGCAAAAGCTTGAGGATATCATCCTCACCAAAGCGCGCGATCTTCGTCGCAAGGCTCTCGCGGGCAGCTAAGCTCTTCTGGTCCCCCGTGACCAGCTCATCACCGAGGTAGAAACAGGGGGCTGCACCACGCGGCCCTCTTGCGCTTGTTCTGAACAGCGTTAGCGAGACTTCATGACCGATACACGATTCGATCCATCAACGGCGGATGCCCGCTGGCAGGCGGCCTGGGACAAGGCAGGCACATTCACCGCCGATTCCGATAGCGACAAGCCCAAGTCTTACGTGCTTGAGATGTTCCCCTATCCATCGGGCCGCATCCACATGG from Erythrobacter sp. SCSIO 43205 includes these protein-coding regions:
- the phbB gene encoding acetoacetyl-CoA reductase, with product MSRVAIVTGGTRGIGEAICQRLKRQGHKVIANYGGNDEAAAAFTKETGIPSYKWDVGDHEACLEGCAKVAEEHGPVDIVVNNAGITRDGTLHRMSFDDWNDVMRVNLGGCFNMAKATFPGMRERGWGRIVNIGSINGQAGQYGQVNYAAAKSGIHGFTKALAQEGAKFGVTVNAIAPGYIDTDMVAAVPEPVLEKIVAKIPVGRLGHAEEIARGVAFLTSDNGAFMTGSTMSINGGQHMY
- a CDS encoding DUF3576 domain-containing protein produces the protein MTRAPISTATKFAISAAALATLAACGGSERPRTELAAAQINTIGVNAYLWRGALETLSFAPMASADSDGGVIVTDWYANPANPNERVKVTVTILDQDLRADALRVSASRQVSQGGGWVDAPVQAATVQKLEDIILTKARDLRRKALAGS